Proteins co-encoded in one Synergistaceae bacterium genomic window:
- the gspD gene encoding type II secretion system secretin GspD, which produces MRKKFLLILLFIALIVDLSGVNAESATRSVNRRTNPAPAPSAPAPAAQPQSGQGDAMTPEQEQALMDSAAAMRRAGLVQFNFKDFDLVRFMRFMSEVLQENIIVPPNINSKITIISPHPVTITEAREIMLSTLQMYNFSLQNMGSYSIVRQGGNSPSPDVFRGRAGPEPGEQTVTYIVPIDYVTIESLLPAIQQAFGSTLVALAVGNGRDILLQGRAVDVHKGVELIRKMDTPQSARLSRTFEIKDGDAATIAAQLNAVAQSNGPLQGLNAIADVPSKKVIVVGSSSAIDKAARIIKDLDVNPQIGDFHIYKLKNIDATAAAEQVGKVLASTNTMLGADSAKFTAAVVPDVATNSLIFAATQRQYDALVPILDAIDVQPRQILLRGFIAEINVTNLDRNGIDWSIVGGQMWDDLLLGGNMSLGEGSVPSQFMTWFNDLSKREELLERNGSTYTVTNYNPMALMYATIELLKRYDAVNVLSVPRLMCTDNKESTFKVGNVIPVMKGSTSDLTNPNSIQNNYDYKDTGLTLTVTPHIRSGNLVAMDIKQTTEDVMSASGVTTPTTSKREVVTSVVVADGETIILGGMIKETERSMRRKVPGLSYIPLIGGLFQKLSKEKEKVDFVIFLTPQIIESPEEMRHATMRAAGFARGFVSPDMSFDVNTLMPDNARPELTTIGASPVEADIDARFRDLYQRSLRRK; this is translated from the coding sequence TTGAGAAAAAAATTTTTGCTTATATTATTATTTATAGCGTTAATAGTTGATTTATCGGGAGTAAATGCCGAGTCAGCTACAAGGAGCGTCAACAGGAGAACGAATCCGGCTCCGGCACCATCAGCACCAGCACCAGCCGCACAGCCGCAATCAGGACAAGGGGACGCAATGACTCCAGAGCAGGAACAAGCATTAATGGATTCTGCTGCAGCAATGAGAAGAGCAGGACTCGTGCAATTTAACTTCAAAGATTTTGACCTAGTTAGATTCATGCGCTTTATGTCAGAAGTCTTGCAGGAAAATATAATTGTGCCTCCGAATATAAATTCAAAGATTACTATAATTTCGCCTCATCCTGTTACTATAACTGAAGCGCGCGAAATAATGCTTTCGACTCTGCAAATGTATAATTTCTCGTTACAGAACATGGGCAGTTATTCAATAGTTCGTCAGGGCGGTAATAGTCCCTCTCCTGATGTTTTTCGCGGTAGAGCAGGCCCCGAACCAGGCGAACAGACAGTAACTTATATAGTGCCGATTGATTATGTAACGATTGAAAGTTTATTACCGGCGATTCAACAGGCTTTCGGATCGACTCTTGTAGCTCTTGCAGTAGGTAACGGACGAGATATTTTATTGCAGGGACGCGCGGTTGATGTTCATAAAGGTGTAGAGCTGATACGCAAAATGGATACTCCTCAAAGCGCAAGACTCAGCCGTACATTTGAGATTAAAGACGGGGACGCAGCAACAATCGCAGCACAGTTAAACGCCGTCGCGCAGTCAAATGGGCCGTTACAGGGATTAAACGCGATCGCCGACGTTCCCAGCAAAAAAGTTATAGTTGTAGGAAGTTCAAGCGCAATCGATAAAGCAGCAAGAATCATAAAAGATTTAGACGTTAACCCGCAAATCGGCGACTTTCACATTTATAAATTGAAGAATATCGACGCAACCGCCGCGGCTGAACAGGTCGGGAAGGTTTTAGCTTCGACAAATACAATGTTAGGAGCTGACTCGGCGAAATTTACTGCTGCTGTTGTTCCTGATGTTGCTACAAACAGTTTAATTTTTGCGGCGACTCAGAGACAATATGACGCACTTGTGCCGATTCTTGACGCTATTGACGTTCAGCCGAGACAAATTTTACTGCGGGGCTTTATTGCAGAAATCAACGTTACAAATCTTGATAGAAACGGTATAGACTGGTCAATTGTAGGCGGCCAGATGTGGGACGATTTATTATTAGGCGGTAATATGTCGCTCGGAGAAGGTTCCGTCCCTTCACAATTTATGACATGGTTCAATGATTTGTCAAAGCGTGAGGAATTACTCGAACGAAACGGATCTACATATACAGTTACAAATTATAACCCGATGGCTTTAATGTATGCCACGATTGAATTATTGAAACGTTATGACGCTGTTAATGTTTTGTCCGTCCCGCGTTTAATGTGCACTGACAACAAAGAAAGCACGTTCAAAGTCGGAAATGTTATCCCAGTCATGAAGGGTTCAACGTCTGATTTGACGAATCCAAACTCTATACAGAATAATTATGATTATAAGGATACGGGCTTGACTCTTACTGTTACTCCTCACATAAGAAGCGGAAATCTTGTCGCAATGGACATCAAGCAGACTACAGAAGACGTTATGTCAGCGTCAGGAGTTACGACACCGACAACATCAAAGCGCGAAGTTGTAACATCTGTTGTAGTTGCTGACGGCGAGACAATTATTTTAGGCGGAATGATTAAGGAAACAGAAAGATCCATGCGTCGTAAAGTTCCGGGCTTGTCTTATATTCCGTTGATAGGCGGTTTATTTCAGAAGTTGTCAAAGGAAAAGGAAAAAGTTGATTTCGTTATATTCTTGACTCCTCAAATTATCGAGTCGCCAGAAGAAATGAGACACGCAACAATGAGAGCAGCAGGTTTCGCAAGAGGTTTTGTGTCGCCTGATATGAGCTTTGACGTAAATACTTTAATGCCCGACAACGCAAGACCGGAATTAACAACTATCGGAGCCAGCCCCGTAGAAGCTGATATTGACGCGAGATTTAGAGATTTGTATCAGCGCAGCCTCAGGAGGAAATAA
- a CDS encoding general secretion pathway protein GspK: protein MKQIILTNSKALSFSRKKSGFVLVSVLMLGVLLISCATAFSWFVRAQVRSIGQERNAIASRTMANVLSNAVLSALTQVAAQTNYDSPADQRWYKPFILPLGELGIWVVQITPLDDKIPLRNLFLPDGNTLRREISEVWQELWRKLGKSELSEYLLDFIDRNNKPRVGSAERDEFINRPPYDVSELLLMSRDIPIEILFGAEGKKGFVDYCTIYSDGKININVAPVEVMELMPGFDVGDTAARIARIRVDEPFKNLSDLQKVAGASAKTTNKLMNLIGFKSRYFLLKIECLDDSGNGGKAFNIILDRTTKQIVKWEES from the coding sequence ATGAAGCAAATAATTTTGACGAACTCGAAAGCGTTATCGTTTTCCCGTAAAAAATCGGGCTTTGTCCTCGTAAGCGTCTTAATGCTGGGAGTATTATTAATCTCATGTGCAACGGCCTTCAGCTGGTTTGTACGAGCTCAGGTAAGGAGCATAGGCCAAGAACGTAACGCAATCGCAAGCAGAACAATGGCAAATGTTTTATCAAATGCCGTATTAAGTGCATTGACTCAAGTTGCAGCACAGACAAATTATGACAGTCCCGCCGATCAAAGGTGGTACAAGCCTTTTATTTTGCCTCTGGGTGAACTTGGAATCTGGGTCGTACAAATTACGCCGTTAGATGACAAAATCCCGTTGAGAAATCTATTTTTGCCCGACGGAAATACTTTAAGGCGCGAAATTTCAGAAGTATGGCAGGAATTATGGCGAAAGCTCGGAAAAAGTGAATTATCAGAGTACTTGCTTGATTTCATTGACAGAAATAATAAGCCCAGAGTCGGAAGTGCAGAACGCGACGAATTTATTAACCGCCCGCCTTATGATGTGTCAGAGTTATTATTAATGAGCCGTGATATTCCCATTGAAATTTTATTTGGTGCTGAAGGTAAAAAAGGTTTTGTCGATTACTGCACAATCTACAGCGACGGAAAAATTAATATAAACGTTGCCCCCGTTGAAGTAATGGAATTAATGCCCGGCTTCGATGTAGGAGACACAGCAGCAAGAATCGCACGCATTAGAGTTGATGAACCGTTCAAAAATTTATCTGACCTTCAAAAAGTTGCTGGAGCTTCGGCCAAGACTACGAATAAATTAATGAATCTAATCGGGTTCAAGAGCCGTTATTTTCTGCTCAAAATTGAATGTCTTGACGATTCTGGCAACGGCGGTAAAGCATTTAATATAATATTAGACAGAACAACAAAGCAAATAGTTAAATGGGAGGAGTCATGA
- a CDS encoding prepilin-type N-terminal cleavage/methylation domain-containing protein, with product MRKFKRGFTLMEVLVSVAIAGLVISGGFRLIAMSYKLLGELQTERELISAAEKIWLRFKIDSDMPDNGTDDETKISWRSDNISIPIDDYELKYKRVTVTIESGRSTIIYVAE from the coding sequence ATGAGAAAATTTAAGCGCGGTTTTACATTAATGGAGGTGCTTGTCTCTGTTGCGATTGCTGGACTCGTTATTTCCGGCGGATTTAGATTAATTGCGATGTCATATAAATTGCTTGGTGAACTTCAGACGGAGCGCGAATTAATTTCAGCAGCAGAAAAAATTTGGCTCAGATTCAAAATTGATAGCGATATGCCCGATAACGGAACAGACGACGAGACAAAAATATCATGGCGCAGTGATAATATTTCTATACCGATTGACGATTACGAATTAAAATATAAACGCGTTACTGTTACTATAGAGTCAGGCCGTTCGACTATTATATATGTTGCCGAATGA
- a CDS encoding type II secretion system F family protein has protein sequence MPYFSYSGYDAKGKNTKGTIEAGSSIQAVDKLTERGIVVVDVKLTEEKKGGKVKIKLLPLEQHIFFCRSLASYLKSGLPLADSLRIMSKQARDKIMKPVIEKILAEVEGGRKFHTALSESGAFRESLWRVAESGEQSGTLISVLTEAADEFKLEDDLRRKIRGAMTYPIVMAVVGVGVVAFMLTYVVPKISELFEDMHQTLPLPTRILIGMSDFLANYGLWILLAFGILLLWMNRTGRKFNMPFMKGIRGQLSLALVMSHISTLLKSGIPLVQALRMASSMDSDSKRWLDAAEMVKAGHRFDKALEKIGMPEETVAVVRVGEMGGELAEALTNVSNNCREVAQSRMEKLSTLMEPIMVLSLGVSVGFIVLAILTPVFDLAGIVR, from the coding sequence ATGCCTTATTTCAGTTATTCAGGTTATGACGCTAAAGGCAAAAACACAAAGGGTACAATTGAAGCAGGTTCATCGATTCAAGCAGTAGATAAATTAACAGAACGCGGAATTGTTGTCGTTGATGTCAAGCTAACAGAAGAGAAAAAGGGCGGTAAAGTCAAGATTAAATTATTACCGTTAGAACAACATATATTTTTTTGCAGGAGTCTAGCGTCATATCTTAAATCAGGTCTCCCGCTTGCTGACTCATTGCGCATAATGTCAAAGCAGGCACGAGACAAAATCATGAAACCCGTCATAGAGAAGATTCTTGCTGAAGTTGAAGGCGGGCGGAAATTTCATACTGCTTTATCAGAGAGCGGCGCATTTCGTGAGAGTCTTTGGCGTGTTGCTGAGTCAGGCGAGCAGAGCGGAACTCTAATTTCTGTCTTGACGGAAGCTGCTGACGAGTTCAAGCTAGAAGACGATTTACGGCGCAAAATTCGCGGTGCAATGACTTATCCAATAGTAATGGCTGTTGTAGGTGTCGGAGTCGTTGCGTTCATGCTTACATATGTAGTGCCGAAAATTTCTGAACTGTTCGAGGACATGCACCAGACTTTACCCCTTCCGACAAGAATATTAATTGGCATGTCTGACTTTCTCGCAAATTACGGACTCTGGATTCTTTTAGCGTTCGGGATATTATTATTATGGATGAACAGAACCGGACGAAAATTTAATATGCCGTTCATGAAGGGAATCAGGGGGCAGTTAAGCCTCGCTCTTGTAATGTCGCATATAAGCACGCTGTTAAAATCCGGTATTCCATTAGTGCAGGCTTTGAGAATGGCCTCATCAATGGACTCTGACTCTAAACGCTGGCTCGACGCTGCCGAAATGGTGAAGGCCGGTCATAGATTCGATAAAGCGCTTGAGAAAATCGGAATGCCTGAAGAAACAGTTGCAGTTGTCAGAGTCGGTGAAATGGGCGGTGAATTAGCAGAGGCATTGACAAACGTATCAAATAATTGCCGTGAAGTAGCACAGTCCCGCATGGAAAAACTTTCGACTTTGATGGAGCCGATAATGGTTTTGTCGCTGGGAGTCTCTGTCGGGTTTATAGTCTTGGCAATCTTAACGCCGGTATTTGATTTGGCCGGTATTGTTAGATAA
- a CDS encoding type II/IV secretion system protein, translated as MPDSEVTNALPPLPDAKEVSSLLPDGMGLDILRQARIVPLRIQDGVLIVGAVNFDSWPKAQILGTALGYPIDLEIRDEKEIGDLLHTLYDLRSVAADEAAKNIEGIDDIDDLTREDVLSDSVDVPVIRLVNGLFVDALRQRATDIHVEPYEDEVLIRFRIDGVLQDRLRLPRSNQAPLTSRIKVMSRMDIAEHMAPQDGRIGITVGDRAVDVRVGLVPTQYGERIAMRLLDKGHGLMTLEDLGMEERERTIMDELIHRPHGMILFTGPTGSGKSTSLYAILQALARPEVNIITVEDPVEYALPGVAQIQVNEKAGVTFAAALRSILRQDPDIVMIGEMRDFETAHIGVQASLTGHLVLSTLHTNDSISAIIRLVDMGIEPYLAASCMIGTVAQRLARRLCPHCRREITPPAMMAKQGLTRAFEPVGCSECHNTGYRGRVGLYEQFVINEAIQEAFVAGAPASKLREIARESGFKTLWEIGLSAVQSGLTSPDELARVAGED; from the coding sequence ATGCCCGACAGTGAAGTAACTAACGCATTGCCGCCCCTCCCCGACGCTAAAGAAGTATCGAGTCTCTTGCCTGATGGAATGGGACTCGACATTTTGAGGCAGGCTAGAATCGTCCCGTTAAGAATACAAGACGGTGTATTAATTGTAGGTGCTGTAAACTTTGACTCATGGCCAAAAGCTCAAATTTTAGGCACTGCATTAGGATACCCGATAGATTTAGAGATTCGCGACGAGAAAGAAATCGGCGATTTATTACACACTTTATATGATTTACGCAGTGTCGCAGCTGATGAGGCCGCAAAAAATATTGAGGGCATTGACGATATAGACGACTTAACGCGCGAGGACGTATTAAGCGATTCCGTTGATGTTCCTGTTATAAGGCTCGTTAATGGCTTGTTCGTTGATGCATTGAGGCAAAGAGCAACAGATATTCACGTTGAACCCTACGAGGACGAAGTATTAATCAGATTCAGAATTGACGGCGTTTTGCAGGATAGACTCAGACTCCCGCGTTCAAATCAAGCTCCCTTAACAAGTAGAATAAAAGTTATGTCCCGCATGGATATAGCCGAACACATGGCACCTCAAGACGGCAGAATCGGAATCACTGTCGGTGATAGAGCAGTTGACGTAAGAGTCGGACTCGTCCCTACTCAATATGGCGAAAGAATCGCAATGCGTTTATTAGACAAAGGGCACGGCTTAATGACTCTTGAAGATCTCGGCATGGAAGAACGCGAGCGCACTATCATGGATGAATTGATTCATAGACCTCACGGAATGATTTTATTTACTGGTCCGACCGGCTCAGGAAAATCTACGAGTCTTTATGCGATATTGCAGGCTCTTGCACGCCCTGAAGTAAATATTATTACAGTTGAGGATCCCGTCGAGTATGCGTTGCCCGGTGTCGCACAAATTCAAGTCAACGAGAAAGCCGGAGTAACTTTTGCTGCTGCTTTGCGTTCGATTCTGCGTCAAGATCCCGATATTGTAATGATAGGAGAAATGCGAGACTTTGAGACGGCTCACATCGGTGTACAGGCTTCATTAACCGGACACTTAGTATTATCGACTCTGCACACAAATGACTCAATCAGCGCAATTATTAGACTCGTTGATATGGGAATAGAGCCCTATTTGGCCGCAAGCTGTATGATTGGAACAGTAGCACAGAGATTAGCCCGCCGATTATGCCCCCATTGCAGAAGAGAAATAACCCCGCCCGCAATGATGGCCAAGCAGGGATTAACACGAGCATTTGAACCGGTCGGATGTTCTGAATGCCACAACACAGGCTATCGAGGCCGAGTCGGTTTATATGAGCAGTTCGTCATTAATGAAGCCATACAAGAAGCATTTGTTGCCGGTGCTCCTGCGTCGAAATTGCGAGAAATTGCACGTGAAAGCGGCTTTAAAACTTTATGGGAAATTGGACTCTCTGCCGTTCAGTCAGGTTTAACATCGCCGGACGAGTTAGCAAGAGTCGCGGGAGAAGATTAA